Within Hydrogenispora ethanolica, the genomic segment GGTGCTGATCACCAGCTCATCGTCCCGCGTCTCCCGGGAAACCAGATCGCGGCAGGAGACGATATCGACGATCGTCACCTGGTATTTCCGTTCCAACTGGGAAGCGACCAGGGTGGCCGTGCCGATCCCGGTCCCGCAGACGATGACCGCCCGGACGTTCTGCGGCAGGGGCGCCGCATTTTCGAGCGCCGCGCCGTAGTGCATGGTCAAATAGGAAATCTCCTGATCGTCGACCGGCTCTCCCAGGTATGCTTCGAGGCGCCGCGCCACCCGGCGGGTGTTTTGAAACAGCCCGGAATAGTTCTTGATGATCTCCTCATAAATCGGGTTGACCAGTTTCAACTTGAACTTAATCCGGTAAATGGTGGGGCGCAAATGAGTGATCAGGCCGGCGATGATCCGCCCTTTTTTGGGGCCGAATTGGACGCCGTAGATTTGCTCCAGCTCCTCGGTCATGCCCAGGACCACCTGGTACAGCTCGTCGCAGGCCCATTCCGGGGCGTTTTCCTTGATAAACTTGGCGCTCAAGAGATGCAGGGTGATATAATGGATCTCCGTTCGGGGCACCCGCAACGAATAGCGCTCCTCGATCCGGGCCACCAGCCGTTCGGCCGCGCCGTAAGCCTGGCTGAACTCGGCGTCTTCGTCGAGCTGGAGTTCGGGAAGGTTGACGTTCTTTTGGGAGAGGAGCCGCTTCACCATCACCGCCAGATGGGTGATGAGATTGCCATAGGCCGTATCGCTGAATTTACGGCCCAGTTCCTGTTCGGCCAGGTTCACCAGCCGGTCCAGGAAGTCCAGATCGATATCGGCAAAGAGCAGCTGAAACTGGAGGCTGTTCAGCTTGGACCGGGCGGCGTTCTCCTTGAGATAGCTTAAAACCTCGTCCGAGGAGAAGGCCATGGCATTCAGCTCCATGATCGCCTCTCGTTTGTCATATTCGGCACCCTCGACCCAGGCTCCGACGCGCTGCTTCCGGACCAGCGCCAGGTTGCGGGCTTTCAGCCAGCCGGCCACCGGGTCCAGCTCCTTGAGGACGGTGTTTTTGGAAACGCCCAATTCCTTTTGGAAATACTTTAGCTGCAACGGAGCCGCCGTCTGCAACAACTTGGCCTTCAAATAGGCCAGGCGTTCTTCCCTGGAATACGAATACTTCTGCGGCGAGCAAGTCTTGACAAAGGAGGCGATCAGCCGGTCCAGCCCTCCCGACTGCGGCAGCTTGATCCCTTTGTTATGGCGCCGTTCCAGATAGCCGTAGCCGTTTTTCACCAGAAAGCTTTCGATGCGGTCGAGATCATAGCGGATGGCCCGCGCCGTCAAGCCATATGGCGCCGCGATATCCATGACCGCTACAAAATCGTCTTTTTCCTTCAAAAACCGCAGGATCTCGAGGCAGCGTCCGTTCAGCTCCATCTCATCATTCCTCGATTGCAATCGGATTTTTACCTAAGTATAACATGGTTTTAACAAATTAATTTTCCAACCATTCCGGAAATTTTAGACTTATATCGTTTAATCTAGCAGCGTTGTGATAAACCCTGTCCGAAGGCCAGGGTGAACACAAAAGCTCAGAGAAGCAAGTGATAAAGTCGATGTTAACATCCTTTTGCAGGTCGAATCGAAGTGAAAGAGACTTTACCACATGGCTTCTTGCCAAATTGTTACAAAAAACGTCGCATTTCAGCATGGCCCGTCCCAGCGTCAAGCGCGGCTATTCCTATCGGTGTGTCGATGTATGTCACAACCGGTTTGATTTAGCGATATGCCGCGCCCAATAAAATAGAACCTTTCGTTTCATTACGAAAGGTTCTTGCTCGCCGCTTGCGCCGTAATGATGAATGAAGGGGCGCCGCTCTCCGGCCTACCCCCGGAACGTCTTATTGGCCCAGATCACAAACTCGGCCATGGAAAAGACCTGGATATTCTTGGGTTGCCGCAGCCCGTCCTGGTATAGCCGCTCGCGGGCGGCGCGGCGCAGCCATTCCACCGCCCCCGGCCGGGCGCCCTGGCCGTCGACGATCAGAATGATATTCGCTTCCGGCATCTTCTCGATGCAATTCAGGTAGAGATAGGGAAACTTCTCGTCGACGCTGCCGGCCGACTGCTGCCATTTGCATTCGATCCGGTACTCGCCCCAGCGCCGCGAGACCAGCTTGAACTCGGTCTTGCTCTGCTGGCCGTAGATGTTTTCGAACGGCACGTTGGTCAGGAGCAGATCGTCGGCCACCCCTTCCAGCAGCGTTCCCTGATATTTGGCATACGGCAGCACCTGAAAGCCTTTCTGTTGCAAGGTCGCGATCACGACCTGCTCCAGGGTCCGGCCCTGGCTGTTGGCCAATCCGCCCTGCCTGTCCATGGTTTCCTCCGTCATTCGAAGACCGCCAGCACCTCGGGGACGGCGTTGCGGTTGTCCCCGTTGCAACTGATGAAGCGTTGCACCGCAAAGGTCTCGATCCGGGCCTCGCGGTAGATGGTGGCGATAAACTCGTTATAATGGTTGGAAATGAGGGTCACGATCCCCCGGCGGGCCATGGCCGCGGCCGTTTCGGCCAGCCGGGTCTGGTCGGCCGCGCCGAATCCGCCCGAGCTGTAGGCCGTAAAGTTGGAAGTCCGGGTGAGCGGCACATAGGGCGGGTCGCAATAGATCACATCGCCCGGTTCGGCGGCGCGCATCATTTCCTCAAAATCGATGCAACTGAAACGGGCCTGCCCGAATTGGTCGTAAAAGTAGCGCAGCTCCGCCTCGGGAAAATAAGGTTTTTGATAGCGGCCGAAGGGCACGTTGAATTCGCCGCCGGCGTTGTAACGGCAGAGCCCGTTGTAACCGTGGCGGTTCAGATAGACGAAGAGCGCCGCCCGGACCGCCGGATCCCGCTCGGCGTTGAAAGCCTGGCGCAACTGATAGTAGCGTTCCGGCTGATTATTGGCGGCCGTGAAATAGCTCCGGCAAGCGGCGATGAACCCCTCGCCCTCCCGTTGCAACGTCTGATACAGATGGATCAGATCGGGGTTGATGTCATTGAGCCAATAGGAAGCGTATTCCGTATTCAAAGCCAGGGCGCAGCTGCCGGCGAACGGCTCCAGCAGCCGCCGTCCGGCGGGCAATTGCGCCTTGATCCGCTCCACCAGCCGGTACTTGCCCCCGGCCCATTTCAAGAAAGGTCTCATCCTGCTATCCCGCTTTCACCGATGGCCCGCAATCCGCATCCGGAAGGAGCGGCAAACGCCGCGCGCTCCCGGGCCATTTTGCAACACCATCGCATATTGATCAGATTCTAACATACCGGGAAGCTGATTTAAATGATTGACAGCGATTTTTATCGCATTCCCGCCATTCCGCCGGGGCATGGGTTAGGGACCCCGGGATGAGCGCCGGGGATGCATCCCCCAATCTTGTCGAGGCTTCCCGGAGCTTTGGTCCTCTTTCCCGAAGGTTCGGGGAAAGCTCCCGAAGCATGGGTCCTTTATCCCGGAACCCCGGTCCTTTATCCAGAAGCCCCGGAGAAGCTTCCCGAAGCCTTCGGGAAGTTAGGATGACGTTTCGGGAAGAAAGGATCGCAGGATCCTCTGAAAGGATCGTGAGATCCCTTACAAGGATGAAGACCATCCCTGACACGGATGGAGGCATTCCTTACAAGGATCGCGGGATCCCTTGAAGGATCGAGGCATCCCTAACAAGGATGGCTTTGATCCTGACAAGGATGAAGAAGATCCGAGCTGGACCAAGGACCATCCCTGACACGGCCAAGCAGGGCTTGCCCGGCAGAATAGCATAGCCGGCTTCCAAGACGTCGCAGACCGGGAGCAAGACCCGGCCCCGGCCGGGAACGGGCCGGTAAATAAGGATGAAGGGGACGGGAAAGAGGATGGACAGCGCGGCCGGAACCATAATCCTGTCCTTTCGGTCCCGCCGCCCGGGATCTGCATCGGCCGTGGGAATACTACGATTATCGTCAATCCGGGTATGTTTTTCAACCCCTCAGCCAAAATATGTTCAGCGGGGGACGCTGCCTGGTCCCGGCCCGGCGCGGGACCAGGAGCCGCGGCCGCGGACCGCGGGGGCTTCGGTTCCGTCAAAAAGGTTTCAAAATCGCAAATTCGCCGCTAAATGCCTAATTGGCCTGAATTTTTTAACAAAAATGTATTGCAGTTTTCAAATGAATTACCTTTGTTTTTAGCATTCTTACGCTATAATCAATATAAATTTACGTCCTGGGAGAGTACGCTTATGGGAAAATACCTGCAATTCAACGGCCACCGCTATTTGTTGTTCGGCACCATTCCGATGGCCGACGGCTGGAACAAGATCTATTACTGGGATCAGAACGAACCCGGCAAGATCGAGTCCCGGATGGTGATCGGCAAGATCAAAGCCTTATCGCACGCCGAGTTCGAAATGATTGAGACCCAAGATCATTCCGCCAGCCGGCAGTCTGCCGAATAACCCCGCTTTTCGAATCCCCGGCCAACCAAACGCCGCACTGCGCGGCGGACCCACCCCTCCAAATTTTTCAGAATGCACGGACCTGGCGCCGTCAGCCTTTGCTAATACAGCATGTTGCCCAACGGCCCGTTCTCATTGATGAGGCTCTGCAGATCATAGACGGAGATGGGAAAATAAAGGATCCCGTAGACATAGGCCGCCAATTCGTACAACTGGTAGTAGACGACCAGGCTCTTGTCGGCGATGTAATAATCCTGATTGGGCGCGATCCCTCGATACTCCGTCAACAACGGAATCTGCCGCTGCTCGATCTGCCGCCGTACCTGG encodes:
- a CDS encoding Dam family site-specific DNA-(adenine-N6)-methyltransferase; the protein is MRPFLKWAGGKYRLVERIKAQLPAGRRLLEPFAGSCALALNTEYASYWLNDINPDLIHLYQTLQREGEGFIAACRSYFTAANNQPERYYQLRQAFNAERDPAVRAALFVYLNRHGYNGLCRYNAGGEFNVPFGRYQKPYFPEAELRYFYDQFGQARFSCIDFEEMMRAAEPGDVIYCDPPYVPLTRTSNFTAYSSGGFGAADQTRLAETAAAMARRGIVTLISNHYNEFIATIYREARIETFAVQRFISCNGDNRNAVPEVLAVFE
- a CDS encoding PD-(D/E)XK nuclease superfamily protein encodes the protein MTEETMDRQGGLANSQGRTLEQVVIATLQQKGFQVLPYAKYQGTLLEGVADDLLLTNVPFENIYGQQSKTEFKLVSRRWGEYRIECKWQQSAGSVDEKFPYLYLNCIEKMPEANIILIVDGQGARPGAVEWLRRAARERLYQDGLRQPKNIQVFSMAEFVIWANKTFRG
- a CDS encoding BglG family transcription antiterminator; translation: MELNGRCLEILRFLKEKDDFVAVMDIAAPYGLTARAIRYDLDRIESFLVKNGYGYLERRHNKGIKLPQSGGLDRLIASFVKTCSPQKYSYSREERLAYLKAKLLQTAAPLQLKYFQKELGVSKNTVLKELDPVAGWLKARNLALVRKQRVGAWVEGAEYDKREAIMELNAMAFSSDEVLSYLKENAARSKLNSLQFQLLFADIDLDFLDRLVNLAEQELGRKFSDTAYGNLITHLAVMVKRLLSQKNVNLPELQLDEDAEFSQAYGAAERLVARIEERYSLRVPRTEIHYITLHLLSAKFIKENAPEWACDELYQVVLGMTEELEQIYGVQFGPKKGRIIAGLITHLRPTIYRIKFKLKLVNPIYEEIIKNYSGLFQNTRRVARRLEAYLGEPVDDQEISYLTMHYGAALENAAPLPQNVRAVIVCGTGIGTATLVASQLERKYQVTIVDIVSCRDLVSRETRDDELVISTVTIPGWPREDYIKVSPLLLREDDAKLQRRLERRYNAADQERELTMVSRLLDIVAKYCEIRDEQQLQYELLYELKRDQEDFGKRRSVKMLNELLTKDTIRLNLACRDWREAIHCGVALLLSRGAVEECYETCILKNFAEMGPYMVVAPGVVLAHARPENGVKKLAMSLITLERPVRFGHDLNDPVKLVITLAAADNESHLKALSQLMELLMNSGDLERVCQAENKEAVLEIIRRYSRAGQ